In Candidatus Deferrimicrobiaceae bacterium, the genomic stretch GCATGACGGCGGACAGGAGGATGAGCAGCAGGGCGCGATCGGGCATGCGGCGAAAAGTGGGGCGCCGGCTAGCGCTGGGCGCCGGATTCGTCGTAGGCGACGGAGCCGTCGTGCACCGCCGCGCCCGGCGGGTGCCCCGGCTTGAAGTGGACGATCAGCCGTGCCAGCCGGCGCGACAGGCCGGGGGCGCGCTTTTCGAGGAAGTCGCGTTCGAAAAGGGCGGAGCCGCGGTCGCCTGCGATGACGTGGTAGAGGCCGAAGTTGAAATGCGTCTCGACATCTTCCGGATCGAGCGCAGCCGCCTTCCGGTACGCCTCGTATGCCTCCTGCCGGCGATCGAGCTCGGTGCAGGCCGCGCCGAGGTTGTTCCACGCCTCGGCATAGTCGGGCCGCAGCGCGACCGCGCGCTGGAAGGCGTCTAACGCCTCCCGGAAGCGGCCCAGCCGGTAGAGGCACAGCCCCAGGTTGTAGTGGTTCTTCGCATCGCCGGGAGCGCCTGCGGCCGCCGTCTCGAACGCCATCGCCGCCTCGCCGTAATGTTCGCCCGCGGCGAGGGCGACGCCGAGGTTGTAGTTCGCCTCGGTGTAGTCGGGCCGCGCCAGCACCGCCTGGCGATAGGCCTGCACGGCTTCGTCGTGGCGTCCCAGCGCCGATAGCGCGACGCCCAGATTGTAATGGGCGCGGGCATAGCCCGGCTGCAGGCGGATCGCCTCCCGGTAGGCGTCGACCGCCCCCTGGTGGTGCCCCAGCCGCGACCAGGTCACGCCCAGGTTGTAGTGCGCCTCGGCATAGGCGGGCCGCAACGCGATCGACTGCTGGAATGCCTTCGACGCCTCGGGGTAGCGCGCAAGCTCGGCGCAGGCGGTCCCCAGGTTGTAGTGCGCTTCGGGATCGACGGGGGAGAGCTCGACCGCGCGCCGGAACGCCTCCATCGACCCCTGCGGGTTCGACAGCTCGGCGTCGGCGACGCCCAGGTTGAACCAGGCCTCGGGGTAATCGGGGTGGTGGACGATGGCCTGGCGGTAGGCCTCGGCGGCTTCCTCGTGCCGCCCGACCTTGGCGTAGGCGGCGCCCAGCGAGTTGTGCGCCTCGGCGTTGCCGGGCGCGCGGCGGATCGCCTCGCTGAAGGCGTGGATCGCCTCCTGGTGCCGTCCGATCCGGCCAAGGGCCATGCCGAGCAGGAAGTGGATGTCCTGGATATCCGGTCGTAGCCGGATCGCCTTGCGGAACGACTCGACGGCCTCGGCGAAACGGGTCATCCGGTAGAAGTTTTCGCCCAGGTGGAACAGCGCCTCGGCATCCTCGGGGTGGAGCTGGACCACCTTGAGGAACGCATCGACCGCCTCGGCGTAACGCCCCTGCTTCGCGCACGCCTCGCCCAGGTTGAAATGGGCTTCGAGCAGGTCGGGCTTGAGGGCGAGGGCGCTGCGGAACGATTCGATCGACTCGGCGAAGCGGCCGACCTTTTCGAAGGCGACGCCCAAGTTGTTGTGGGCCAGCGCGAAATCGGGCTTGAGGGCGACGGCCCGGCGGTAGGCGTCGACCGCCTCGTCGTGGGCCGACAGGCGACCGCAAACCGCGCCGAGGTTGTTCCATGCCTCGGCGTAGCGCGGGTTGAGCGCGACCGCCTTGCGGAACGCGGCGGCCGCATCGGCGTACCGCTTCGCCCGACCGTACGCCAGGCCGAGGTTGTAGTGCGCCTCGGGCGCGTCGGGTCGGAGCGCCACGGCGGCGCGGCACGTCTCGATGGGGTCCTGCGTCCGGCGAGCGTCGCCGATTTCCGTCATTGGGCTTCACTCTCCTGCAGAAAGTGGCACCATCTTATCACCGGAAGCGGGGTGACTCATGAACTTTGCCGGACCCGGATGGCGCGCGCGATCCGGCCATCGACCGCCACCTGCGTGTGGCCGATCCGGAACAGGTACGACGGGAAGCGCTGGACCATTTCGACCCGGCATCCGGGCAGGATGCCGAGCGCCAGCAGCTTGGGAAGCGTTCCGTCCCCTTTCTCCGCGTGAAGATCCGCGACTGTTCCCCGCTCTCCGGGCAAAAGCTCGGTCAGCGGCCTGGGTTCCCCGACGATCGATTCACGCAGCATCTCTCTTCCTCCTCCAGCCCTTGATGATTTTCGTCAGCCCGGATTCACCCGGCGTTTCGTACCCGCAGTTGGGGCAGCGCAGCTTCCCGCAACCCCCCGCCATCGGGCACCCGCGGCAAGACCGCTTCGCATCGCTTTCCTCGAACGCCAGTCCGCACAGTTCGCATTTCACAGCGTCACCCCCAGTGCCGGCAGCGCCTTGCCAACGAGGAAGGACACCAGGAAGGCATAGGGGAAGATGAAGGCGGCCATGCCGACCGCGGTCTTCCATCCGCGTTCCTTGACCGTGATGGTGAACTGCGCGATGCAGGGGAGAAACAGCGTCATCGCGACGACCGCGACGACCAGCGGAATGCCGTGCAGCACGCCGCTCTGCTTGAGGTCGTAGAGGCCGGCCGCCCCGTAGTCGCGCCGGAAGAAGCCGAACAGGAAGGAGACGGCCGTCTCGACGGGTAGGCCGACGAAGGACACGGCGGGCTTGAGCGCCGCGACCGCCCGGTCGAACAGCCCCGTGAGCCGCCCGAGCCAGATGACGACGCTCGCCCAGAGGAACATCGGCAGGATTTCCCGGAAGTACCACTCGACGCGCGTGTAGGTCTTGGTGAGGACGTTGCGCCAGCGGGGCAGGCGAAGGGGCGGCACCTCCATGTAGAACAGCGGCGCGGCCCCGGGCAGCACTTTCGCCGCGAGATATCCGACCAGCAGGAAATTGAGCGCCATCACGACGCCCCAGACGAGGAGCGACTTCGGGCTGCCGGCCAGCAGCGCGAAGATCACGCCGAGCTGCGCCGAGCAGGGGATGGCCAGCGACAGAAGCAGCGTCGCCAGCAGCCGCTCCCGCTTCGTCTCCAGCGTCCGCGTCACCATCGTCGCCATCGTGTCGCATCCGAAGCCGAGCACCATCGGGATCACGGCGCGTCCCGAGAGGCCGATCGTCTTGAAGAGCCGGTCGATCAGCATCGCGAGGCGGGGCAGGTACCCCGTGTCCTCGATCACCGAAAAGGCGATGAAAAAGGTCGCGACGATCGGCAGGATGAGCGCCACTGCGTAGCGGACCCCGAGCGTCACGACGCCGTACTCCCCGACGAAAAGGTCCCGGAGCACGGCCCATGGGATGATGGCGGCCGCGGCCTTGATGACGTACGGGTTGATCCGCTGCTCGAAGATCGTATGCTCGAGGAAATCGACCGACGTCTGCGCGCCGAACACCCCCACGAATTCGTAGAGCGCGTAGAGCGACGCCAGCAGGATCGGGATGCCGTACAGCGGGTGCATCATCCAATGGCTCAGCCGTTCGCCGAAACGAAGCCCGTTTTCCTTCTTCGAGCGGTACACCCGTCCGCAGAGCTGATCCGTCTTCTCCTGCCGGGCGACCGCCAGGACGTAATCGAGCCCAAGTTGCGCCTTCTCCCGGACAGGGCGCGCGATCCGTTCGATCGCTTCCCCGTCCGTGTCCGGATCGTCCGCCAGCATCCCGTTCAACTCGAGGTCCCCCTGCAGCAGCAGAAGCGCCGCAGCCCTCCGCCCCATCGCGAGCGAATCGCCGACCATCAGGCCGATCGCCGCCGCGGCCCGCTCGATGTCGGACGGATAGGCGATCGTTGCAGCGCCTTCACCTTGCCGGTTCAGCAGGATCGTTTCCCGAAGCGCGTCCAGCCCTTCCCCCGTCACCGTCGAGGTGACCACGACCGGGACGCCCAGCGATTCCGACAGGGCGGGGACGTCGATCGAGACGCCCGTCCGCGACATCTCGTCGGCCATGTTGAGCACCAGCACGAGGGGGAGCGCCGCCTCGATCAGCTGCAACGTCATCGGGAGCATGCGAGGCAGGTTTTTCGCATCGATGACATGAAGGACGGTATCCGCCGTTTCCCGCAGGAGGATGGAACGGGCGACGCGCTCTTCATCGGTCAGCGACCGGAGCGAATACATGCCCGGCGTGTCGATCACCTCGAACTCGCGTTCGCCCCAGC encodes the following:
- a CDS encoding tetratricopeptide repeat protein, which encodes MTEIGDARRTQDPIETCRAAVALRPDAPEAHYNLGLAYGRAKRYADAAAAFRKAVALNPRYAEAWNNLGAVCGRLSAHDEAVDAYRRAVALKPDFALAHNNLGVAFEKVGRFAESIESFRSALALKPDLLEAHFNLGEACAKQGRYAEAVDAFLKVVQLHPEDAEALFHLGENFYRMTRFAEAVESFRKAIRLRPDIQDIHFLLGMALGRIGRHQEAIHAFSEAIRRAPGNAEAHNSLGAAYAKVGRHEEAAEAYRQAIVHHPDYPEAWFNLGVADAELSNPQGSMEAFRRAVELSPVDPEAHYNLGTACAELARYPEASKAFQQSIALRPAYAEAHYNLGVTWSRLGHHQGAVDAYREAIRLQPGYARAHYNLGVALSALGRHDEAVQAYRQAVLARPDYTEANYNLGVALAAGEHYGEAAMAFETAAAGAPGDAKNHYNLGLCLYRLGRFREALDAFQRAVALRPDYAEAWNNLGAACTELDRRQEAYEAYRKAAALDPEDVETHFNFGLYHVIAGDRGSALFERDFLEKRAPGLSRRLARLIVHFKPGHPPGAAVHDGSVAYDESGAQR
- the feoB gene encoding ferrous iron transport protein B; protein product: MSRSSTNAACCRQLPEAPAEGLPKLVLVGCPNVGKSALFNRLTGAYVAVSNYPGTTVEVSRGKARWGEREFEVIDTPGMYSLRSLTDEERVARSILLRETADTVLHVIDAKNLPRMLPMTLQLIEAALPLVLVLNMADEMSRTGVSIDVPALSESLGVPVVVTSTVTGEGLDALRETILLNRQGEGAATIAYPSDIERAAAAIGLMVGDSLAMGRRAAALLLLQGDLELNGMLADDPDTDGEAIERIARPVREKAQLGLDYVLAVARQEKTDQLCGRVYRSKKENGLRFGERLSHWMMHPLYGIPILLASLYALYEFVGVFGAQTSVDFLEHTIFEQRINPYVIKAAAAIIPWAVLRDLFVGEYGVVTLGVRYAVALILPIVATFFIAFSVIEDTGYLPRLAMLIDRLFKTIGLSGRAVIPMVLGFGCDTMATMVTRTLETKRERLLATLLLSLAIPCSAQLGVIFALLAGSPKSLLVWGVVMALNFLLVGYLAAKVLPGAAPLFYMEVPPLRLPRWRNVLTKTYTRVEWYFREILPMFLWASVVIWLGRLTGLFDRAVAALKPAVSFVGLPVETAVSFLFGFFRRDYGAAGLYDLKQSGVLHGIPLVVAVVAMTLFLPCIAQFTITVKERGWKTAVGMAAFIFPYAFLVSFLVGKALPALGVTL
- a CDS encoding FeoA family protein — encoded protein: MLRESIVGEPRPLTELLPGERGTVADLHAEKGDGTLPKLLALGILPGCRVEMVQRFPSYLFRIGHTQVAVDGRIARAIRVRQSS